A DNA window from Methanosarcinales archaeon contains the following coding sequences:
- a CDS encoding 2-oxoacid:ferredoxin oxidoreductase subunit beta produces MIQTSEAIYKYLRPDKKFPHVWCPGCGAGIVMGALVRAIEKTGLTKDEIVLVSGIGCSGRMSTYLDFNTLHTTHGRALAFATGIKLAKPELTVIVIMGDGDATAIGGNHLIHACRRNIDINAIIINNNIYGMTGGQYSPTTPTNNKASTAHYGNIEKPFDICKLVEACGATYVARSTTYHAKMLDSLIERSIGKHGFCVVEAMAQCPVQYGRRNKLGGPVDMLQLYKENALSIGAYEKLTPEEIADQFPVGVLVDKEEPEYLDKYRNNIQKAGGNVP; encoded by the coding sequence ATGATCCAGACTTCAGAGGCTATTTATAAATATCTGCGGCCAGACAAGAAATTTCCTCATGTCTGGTGTCCGGGCTGCGGTGCAGGAATAGTAATGGGTGCACTGGTCAGAGCCATTGAAAAGACTGGATTGACCAAGGACGAGATCGTGCTGGTCAGCGGAATAGGCTGCTCAGGCAGGATGAGCACATACCTTGACTTTAATACCCTTCATACTACACACGGCCGGGCCCTGGCATTTGCTACCGGCATCAAACTGGCAAAACCAGAACTTACCGTGATCGTGATCATGGGGGATGGCGATGCAACAGCCATTGGCGGCAACCACCTGATACATGCCTGCAGGCGTAACATTGACATTAACGCCATCATTATCAACAATAATATATATGGAATGACCGGAGGCCAATATTCGCCCACCACACCCACCAACAACAAGGCAAGTACGGCCCATTATGGTAATATAGAAAAACCCTTTGATATCTGCAAACTGGTAGAAGCCTGTGGCGCTACCTATGTAGCCAGAAGTACTACATATCATGCAAAGATGCTGGACAGCCTTATTGAACGCAGTATTGGTAAGCACGGTTTTTGTGTTGTGGAAGCTATGGCCCAGTGTCCGGTTCAATATGGCAGGCGTAATAAGCTGGGTGGTCCGGTGGACATGCTTCAATTGTATAAAGAGAATGCATTATCCATTGGAGCTTACGAAAAACTCACTCCTGAAGAGATTGCTGATCAATTCCCGGTAGGAGTACTTGTGGATAAGGAAGAACCTGAATATCTTGACAAGTATAGAAATAATATACAAAAAGCAGGTGGTAATGTCCCATGA